In the genome of Raphanus sativus cultivar WK10039 chromosome 9, ASM80110v3, whole genome shotgun sequence, the window AAAGCCCATCTCAAAACGTGTGGCACTCGCGGCCATTCCTGCGATTGCGGCCGCGTTTTCTCCAGGTTCCATTTCCATGAAACCCTAGCTAGTGgcaatactaatatatatttaatttaattattaatatatatttttaatgtatatatacatatctgaATCCTTAAAGTAAATCAAAGAATGTTTTTTCTAGTATGGCGTGTACATGTTTTAATTATAGATAATGGAAGCTGAGGTTTGTTGGATTGctgtctaaaatattttaattaaggattattttttgattatatatttgaacTTACTTACGTTGACCCCATCACAGATTTCACTATAGCACTTTGTTAAGTagatatattgtttatattatacCAAAACTCAAAGTCTTGCATCTCATGCTCATGATATAATATAATCCAAAATATAGCTAACTCCACTAACTTAgttaagttatattttatttctttgtttgatacatATATTCCTTTGTGCTTTCCACTTTTAGTTAACTATATATAAAGACTCgtcgtcaaaaaaaaactatatatatacactctTCTTGATTCAGAGTGGAGAGTTTCATTGAGCACCAAGACAATTGCACCATGCGCCGATCACAACAACTCTCCGGCCACCGTttacaacaacagcaacaacataCCTCAAACGTTACACAAACTGCTTCAGTCGCCAAAAACGATAACCTCTCCGTTGGTCCTGTATTGCCAGGACATCCTTTGCTAAGACAAGCTCCTCCACCGTCATCCGATTTGCTCTATCCTTTCGTTGGCTCATGCGCTACTACTGGTAGTAGCATCGAGCTTCAGCTACTTCCATCGCGGGCTAGTGCTGATGAGACAAGCCTTAGTTTGTCGATAGGGATGGAGCCGACAACGTCAAGCTACGAAAAGGGAGAGACGAGCTTACTATTGGGACAAAGAGAGGAAGCCAAAAGGCAAATAGAGATTGCGGAACTGGAATTTTCTGAAGCCAAGAGAATAAGGCAACATGCCAAAGCTGAGCTTCATAAAGCTCAGCTTTATAGAGAAGAAGCAAGTCGGAGGATTAGTGCTACGATGATGCAAATCACTTGCCATAATTGCAAGAAACACTTTCAAGCTGTCGCTGCTtcggctcctcctcctcctcttccacaACCGCCTTGTACCGATGAGAGTACATCACTTGCTGTGAGCTATGTGTCTTCGGCGACTACCGAAGGTGAAAAAGCGAGTGATAGAGCATCGTCATAGTCATAGAccttttaaaaagaaacaaattatatttttccttttttttgttctttgattgAAATTGAAGACGAACTTTTTAAATTCTTTGggttctttttataaatttgttttgttttttttctcgaACAAAAACCAAAGTGGAGTAGAGTTTTGTAGTATGAGTATCAAGTGTGGTTGGATCTGTTTCTGGTTGCGGGATATTGTAACTTTGGTTCGTGTAATAAATTATCGGGTTATATAACGGTTACTTTTTAAcagaaacacacacaaaatccatttatttattttccctatatatatatttttaacacttATTTTCCCTATATTTAATGTTAAAGAAGCAATAAAACATATATCCGCATTTaaagaaaacacacacaagtatctatcttattaaagctgaagtacaaattcggtgtgtttggatacttggataagagtattaaaaaaaattggtgtgtttggaaacatggattgtagtcttttaaaaaaaaatttgtttggaaacaaagatagtagtacaaaatagaaaaagtaatgggcttaagttattaagtccattataaaagaatattgtcaatatatataagaaaaatacaatacaaagcccaatttgaaataccaactcaaattatggtttttatatttcatattaaatttttaaaatataatatatgtaattatttatatgatgatacatattaaatactattaattatatgattagttatatgatggtacatataaaatacgattaattatatgatgaaattatacgatatataataatgactaaggatgggttttcagacatccatacgggtttgatTCTGATCAGTTTGCGTTTCgagttttcgaggtcaaagatttcagtcctattaggatgtttctaaatttttgtttgagtttgattcggatctttacgggtttggtttgggtttggataacatatttaaattatttttaaagttttaaatcactatatatttaaaatttctcaaaatctataaataaagtaatatgttacctataaatttaagtaacatatgtcagaatacctaagcttaacatatcaattggtttgatttaaaaatttggatacgaaatcaataattattttaagtatttttggtgatttgaatatactttaactatttcagatatttgtttttgactatttatatatatttttaagtattttaaaccaatttaaaggtatcattcttgatgttttatatacgttaaatataaaaataataaatatataaatatataaatctatttttagataaattcaggtacacgaatacttcggttcggatccgattcggttctctaactaacagttttgaataatttgaatatttaatcaatttatgttcaggtttggtactatatttactgattggtatcagttctgttcctcggattcattttgccaaacccttataattacatgaaaaacaaatatcatcatattttttaaaatatacatccgcggaggtgcagagatcaaagtctataatcatttattttaacaacaagccaaataaatatattgattgaagagcgaataaaacaaaactagagaaatatatagtttattagagacactctatgtgtcgaaattattataaagaaaattttattaaaataaataaattcaataattacaaacaaataatatatttcataaaagtgaaaaataatacccgcgctt includes:
- the LOC108823885 gene encoding protein indeterminate-domain 14, which encodes MIDYERSKNINHHQNPPPSSSSSDLLPDGNGAAVTQKRKRRPAGTPDPEAEVVSLSPRTLLESDRYVCEICNQGFQRDQNLQMHRRRHKVPWKLLKRETTEEVKKRVYVCPEPTCLHHNPCHALGDLVGIKKHFRRKHSNHKQWICERCSKGYAVQSDYKAHLKTCGTRGHSCDCGRVFSRVESFIEHQDNCTMRRSQQLSGHRLQQQQQHTSNVTQTASVAKNDNLSVGPVLPGHPLLRQAPPPSSDLLYPFVGSCATTGSSIELQLLPSRASADETSLSLSIGMEPTTSSYEKGETSLLLGQREEAKRQIEIAELEFSEAKRIRQHAKAELHKAQLYREEASRRISATMMQITCHNCKKHFQAVAASAPPPPLPQPPCTDESTSLAVSYVSSATTEGEKASDRASS